In a single window of the Lacerta agilis isolate rLacAgi1 chromosome 15, rLacAgi1.pri, whole genome shotgun sequence genome:
- the LOC117059950 gene encoding LOW QUALITY PROTEIN: E3 ubiquitin-protein ligase RNF26-like (The sequence of the model RefSeq protein was modified relative to this genomic sequence to represent the inferred CDS: inserted 1 base in 1 codon; deleted 3 bases in 2 codons) codes for MWSSTMDLVFLVINGLGMILDLLVVLLDVNFFLFSTLVSFLVWLIAFVYSLPNTLVACVIQCWNGTTLSLLCIAEAXVLLTLGSVHTIVNMLRGFFSSMESLKVVGHLSTHLTLKSKEIMHRGFWNLVGSGQSLLRQVCEVCAIVMSLVAYFVNSIINICLIGTQNLFSLGLALWETVVGPFLRVTDIFAAFVARLSSSAIAMAILLWTPCQLAFDLVASGSKLLLNVFFLNLYGLMLLSVILATSILILNPQLTVTLASQMSGYLNTMPSYQRLLRDMRRLYQIVLLSLEMVLSSQAWRRLADWSLQMASWNRGGRGGNHHVEQEQQLLIEGNQERQGGPAVVQGPAPPGATHPRRQGPPVTNQQAVPRARQTWQAAARGSRNQHRTEDDLESTTQRSLQSGQHLQPPGEGPSTSHAKPRTKEQLNALEDDDDPWLLLKEQEERKKCVICQDQTKTVLLLPCRHLCLCQQCTEILLQQAIYQRNCPLCRQMILQTLNVYL; via the exons ATGTGGAGCTCCACTATGGATCTAGTGTTTCTGGTTATCAATGGCTTG GGAATGATTTTGGATCTCTTGGTTGTCTTGCTGGATGTCAacttcttcctcttttccacactagTGTCCTTCCTCGTATGGCTCATTGCATTTGTTTATAGCCTGCCCAATACCTTGGTTGCTTGTGTGATCCAGTGCTGGAATGGGACTACGTTATCCTTGCTATGCATAGCCGAGG TTGTATTATTGACTCTGGGCTCTGTGCACACCATCGTCAACATGCTGCGGGGCTTCTTCTCCAGCATGGAGAGCTTGAAAGTAGTGGGCCACCTGTCCACCCACCTGACGCTTAAAAGCAAAGAAATTATGCACCGTGGTTTCTGGAACCTGGTTGGATCTGGCCAGTCACTTCTCAGGCAAGTGTGTGAAGTGTGTGCCATCGTCATGAGCCTTGTGGCTTACTTCGTTAACAGCATCATCAACATCTGCCTCATTGGAACCCAGAACCTTTTCTCTCTGGGACTGGCCCTGTGGGAAACTGTTGTTGGCCCCTTTCTGAGGGTCACCGATATTTTTGCAGCTTTTGTTGCACGGCTGTCCAGCAGTGCCATCGCTATGGCCATCCTCCTGTGGACTCCCTGCCAGTTAGCGTTTGATCTGGTGGCCTCTGGGAGCAAGCTGCTGCTTAATGTTTTCTTCCTCAACCTCTATGGTTTGATGTTGCTGTCTGTGATTCTTGCCACCAGCATCTTAATCCTCAACCCTCAGCTGACCGTG ACACTGGCAAGCCAAATGTCTGGCTATTTAAACACCATGCCTTCTTACCAGCGCCTGCTCAGAGACATGCGCCGCCTGTATCAGATTGTACTCTTGTCATTGGAGATGGTCTTGAGCTCGCAAGCTTGGCGCAGGTTAGCTGACTGGAGCCTCCAGATGGCTAGCTGGAACAGAGGTGGCAGGGGAGGAAACCACCATGTGGAACAAGAGCAACAGCTTTTGATTGAGGGCAACCAAGAAAGGCAAGGAGGACCGGCTGTAGTTCAGGGACCAGCTCCTCCTGGAGCAACTCATCCAAGAAGACAAGGGCCACCTGTGACCAATCAGCAGGCTGTACCCCGTGCCCGCCAAAcatggcaggcagcagctcgAGGGAGCAGGAACCAGCACAGAACAGAAGATGATCTGGAATCAACTACACAACGGAGTCTGCAGTCAGGGCAGCACCTGCAGCCTCCTGGTGAAGGACCAAGCACATCACATGCCAAACCTAGAACAAAAGAGCAGCTTAATGCTCTGGAGGACGACGATGACCCATGGCTTCTTCTCAAAGAACAAGAAGAGCGGAAGAAATGTGTCATCTGCCAGGACCAAACAAAGACAGTTTTGCTACTTCCCTGCCGGCATCTTTGCCTCTGCCAACAATGCACTGAAATCCTGCTGCAGCAGGCCATATACCAGCGCAACTGCCCACTCTGCCGGCAGATGATCCTGCAGACTCTCAATGTCTACCTGTGA